One Oryza sativa Japonica Group chromosome 8, ASM3414082v1 DNA window includes the following coding sequences:
- the LOC4345596 gene encoding chromatin remodeling protein EBS — protein MAKTKQGKRDVDSYTISGTNKVVRVGDCVLMRPVDSDNQPYVARVEKMELDGRGSVRVRVRWYYRPEESKGGRRQFHGAKELFLSDHFDMQSANTIEGKCVVHSFKNYTKLDNVGPEDFFCRFEYKAATGAFTPDRVAVYCKCEMPYNPDDLMVQCDDCKDWFHPSCMSMTIEQAKKLDHFVCSDCVKENGAKRPSHAYAGSTKYEPKAESKRQRR, from the exons ATGGCCAAGACCAAGCAGGGCAAGCGGGACGTCGACTCCTACACCATCTCCGGCACCAACAAGGTCGTACGAG TGGGGGACTGCGTGCTGATGCGGCCGGTGGACTCGGACAACCAGCCGTACGTGGCGCGGGTGGAGAAGATGGAGCTGGACGGGCGCGGGAGCGTGCGGGTGCGGGTGCGGTGGTACTACCGGCCCGAGGAGTCCAAGGGCGGGAGGAGGCAGTTCCATGGCGCCAAGGAGCTCTTCCTCTCCGACCACTTCGACATGCAGAGCGCCAACACCATCGAGGGCAAGTGCGTCGTCCACTCCTTCAAGAACTACACCAAGCTCGACAACGTCGGCCCCGAGGACTTCTTCTGCCGCTTCGAGTACAAGGCCGCCACCGGCGCCTTCACCCCCGACCGCGTCGCCGT ATACTGCAAGTGTGAGATGCCATACAACCCGGATGATCTCATGGTGCAGTGCGATGACTGCAAGGACTG GTTTCATCCTTCATGCATGAGCATGACGATTGAGCAGGCCAAAAAACTAGATCACTTTGTGTGCTCAGATTGTGTCAAGGAAAACGGTGCAAAGAGACCTTCACATGCATATGCAGGTTCAACAAAGTATGAGCCTAAG GCTGAGTCAAAAAGGCAGAGGAGGTGA